TTTGGATACCAAGGCAAGAATACTATATAAACTGGGGCATATATCTAAAGCATTAGAAAATGAGCAAAAAGCAATTGAAGTAGGAATGAGAAAAGCTCAAAAATCAGGTGGGGGTAAGAGTATATTTTATAATGAATTTAGTGCAGTATTGGAGAAAATGAAAAATGGAGAATCTATTAGTAATTAAATATCAATTCATTATAGATTAATTTACTTAAACTATTAAGGAGAGAAATTTAAAAGTAAAAATTAAAAACTATTCTAAAAATTGTGAAGTAAAAAACTGATCTTTTTCTGGAATAGTTTCAAAAAACTTAATAAATATTTGATTCGTTAGAATAGAGCACGGAATTGAATTATAGGAACTATTTCACTAAGTGTGTAAATAATAAAGTCGAGGTTATAGTATAATTATATTCTTACTCTATCACCAAAGATAGTCAAGAACTAATTAAGGATCATGCACCAGTTTCTAATGGGCATGGTCCATTTTTTTATTGTAAGGTTCCCCGAAAATGGTCCGGTGAGGTTAGAGAAAAATCTCTAACTTAATATAATAATGAAAAAAATACGATTCACTGAGAACCAAATTATCTCCATCTGTAAATGGTAAATAATAATGCAGCAAAAATGGTAAATATGAATGCAGCAGATTCGATAACAATACTGCAGCAAGAATGGTAACAATGGTACAGCAAAATCGGTAACAATTGTTACACAATCCGGCAAAAGTAGTCTGTTATCAGGAACCTTCAAAAATAGTTTTACGATTCTTCAATCTGTAACTTTCACCACTAAAGTTTATGACTTCACAATGGTAAAGTAGCCGGTCCAGTAAAGCCGTAGCTATGACCTCATCATCCAGCTGTTTGCTCCAGTCTGAAGGCTTCTTATTTGTAGTGATGATTATTGACGTAGATTCATAAATCTGATTGATAAAATTGAAAAATGATATTGCCAGGTTCTTCTCCAGCGGGAAGAGCATAATATCATCAATAACGAGAAGGTTAGCCTTTAATAGTCGTTTATATTCAACCTGCTGGGTTTTAACAAAGTCCTTCGTCTTAAGCATATTTACCAGGTCATCCATTCTTCTGAAGTAGGCGTTATATCCAGCCTTTACAGCATCCTGACACAAACCTGCAGCTAAAAATGTCTTGCCAGTTCCACTCGGCCCCATCAGAACAATATTAAATAATTGATCTACCCAATTCAATTCTCTAAGTTGCTTTAAGCGACCAGGACTAATTTCATCCTCTGATCCTGTTTTGTAATGATTCAGGTCTGACATCTGAGGTAACCAGGCTGCCTTTTCCCGTTTGTTCAAGTCTTTTACAGAGCGGTGTGTTGCTTCCGTTTCCAGTATTTGGCTTAGGAACTTTACATATCCCATCTCTTGTTGTTCTGCTTCAGTGATTAATGCCTTTATTCCATTGCTAATACCACCCAGCCTAAAAGCTGTACATAATTCGCGGATTCGTTGCTTTTCTGTTTCCATATAATTTTGTGATTTAAAAATGAGCGGCCACGCTTTGCCTGGCCGCTTTATCGGATTTAATTGAAGATTATATCATAGTTGATCAACTTGCTCCTGGCTGGTTCTGTGTTGGCTTTTTGTTGAACAGGAGCTGTTAATGGGTTATTGGTGATCGTATTTGCAGGGACTATTTCTTGTTGTTGTAGCTTCCCAAGATGCTCTGCAACAGACTTAAAATCAGACGCACTGTAGATATGATATTGGCTACAATAGTACAAGGTTTCAAGCGCTAAGACTGGTTCCAGCTTATTTACTATAGTCTTTAGCAATTGTATCTGATCGCGTATATATCGCGGTTTCTCTGTCTTAAGTTGGAAGACCCATCCCAATGCCTCCTTCTGATCAGTAAAAAGAGTCGCAAACTCTTGCATCATCTCCAGGATTGCCCGGGATTTGTCTCTACCATGGTCAGTTTGTAAGATCTTCTGTCCTTTAAGTGGTGAGATTATATGGCGACAAAGCTCTTGTTTTTCGGTATTTAAAATAACTAATTCCTGTTCTTCCCTGATCACCAGTACCCGGCTTTGACGATCTTTATATGTGCCAAGTGGCAATGAGTAAAAATTACTTTTCCAACTGATTGTGTTATCTTTTCGTACAGCATAGGAACTATATTCTGGTTCCATCATTTTAACAGGGGTATAGGGATATAGAAAGGTCACTTCATTTTCCATTTCTTCAGCTGGTATTAACTTTGTGGTGCCGTGGATTAATGCATTGGCTGTACGTTTGAGCCAGGCCAGTACTTCTTCATTCACCAACTGAACATCTTTAAAAAATCGCCCATATAGAAAATTTCTTTTCACATACTTTACGACATTTTCTATTTTCCCCTTGGACTCAGGATCTGCCGCACGGCAGAAATAGGTTTTAAGAGGTCGCTGAGAGATATACTGCCGAAAATGTTCGGTAAGGATCAGATCTCCCCAATTCTCGTCAACCATAAATAATCGGTCCTGGTCATAGACAAGTTCCTGAGGCATGCCCCCAAAATGGCTAAAAGCTCTCTCATGTGCTTCTATAACCGTAATGGTAGTAAATGGTCGATCTGTAAATAATACGTATTTAAAGCGCGAGCGGGATAGACTCATACAGAAAAACTGTACTTTGCGCGTTCGTCCTTCAGTAGTTCGCATGTTATAAAAGCCAAAATCAACCTGAGCTTGCTGCCCATAAGGTAGTTCTGCTACCATCTGATATTGCCGGGTTGGCTCTTCCACAGAAAGGCTGTACTTAGCCCTGATGGCCATAACAAAATTATAAACTGTTTTAGGGCTGATTGGTCCAAAACCGGGAAACTGTTCTTTTAATAAATCATGGATTTGAGCAGAAGATGTATCTGGAAGACTTCTCAGGCGATTATATATAAAATCTTCAAATTCCAGAAGTAGTTTCTTTCGACCCTTTTTCTGTTGGCTGATAGTTAAAAAATCCTCCTCACTCATTGAGAGTTGCAGTTTGACCGTACGCCAGTTTAGTCCTGTTATCCTGGAAATTGATCGAATAGAGTGTTTATCCCGGTAAAGTTGATGAATACGCTGGTAAGTCATAAGTTTGTTTAAATAGTTCATTTAACCCTGTCTTTGTGATGATTGACAAAGGTTGAAAAAATCCCTCCGGGAACAATCCTGGGGGGATGAACTATGTAACAACTGTAATCTTAGTGATGCATTAATGTTACCATTATTGCTGTAGCATTGTTACCGAATCTGCTGCACTCATATTTACCATTTTTGCTGCATTATTATTTACTGCTTACACCATCCTAAAAAAGCAGGAATCAGGCATCGCAATTAAGGCCCTGGTAAGGGAAAATGGTGTTAGCGAAGCAACCGTGTACAATTGGAAAGCGAAGTATGGTGGTATGGAGGCTAATGAATTGAAGCGGATGAAAGAACTTGAGGAAGAGAATGCCAGACTGAAGAGCATTGTAGCCAATTTGACACTTGAGGATGATGCGGTTAGGAATTCCCTGGAAAAAAGTTCGGCGGCCTGACGACAAACGACAAGTAATAGAGTTATTGGTGCAGGAAAATGTGAGTGAGCGTCAGGCCTGTAAGCTGGTAGACCTACCTCGGTCTTCCTTCCGATATAAGCGCAAAGTTAAAGATGACATTTCGTTAATGGAGGCGCTGGAGGAATTGATAAAGAAACATCCTTCTATCGGCTTCTGGAAGTGCTACCACCGTTTGAGAAGAAAAGGTCATCCATGGAATCATAAGCGGCTCTACCAGGTTTATAAATACGGCTAATGGCAGAAGAGTGGAAAGATGATTATAATAGATCCAGACCTCAGGCGCTTGGATTTGTTTCTCCGCTGGAATTCTTCTGTAAATAACAACAAAAAAAAATTATTCAAAACTCTAACCCCAGCTGGATCAAAATATAGGTAAGCTTACACCACTAGTGCTATGTTAAATATCAAATGACGTAAATATAATGTATATTCGATGAAATATTTCCGGAGATGATACGCTATACCGTTAAATTAACAAAAAGTGAAGTTGAAGAATTACACAGCATAATAAATAAAGGTTCACATACTTCTCAAACCTTTCGTATGGCTTATATTCTATTAAATTGTGATGATGGAAAATACTCGGAAAAAGTGACCAACGAGCAAATAAGTAAAGTTTTGAAAGTTGGGATGCGCACAATAGATCGGGTTAAGAAGAAATTTATAGAAGAAGGCTTTGAAGGGGTATTAGAAAGACGGCCTTCAAATCGTATTTACGAGTCTAAAGTGGATGGAGATATAGAAGCGAAGTTAGTCACATTATGCTGTAGTGAGCCACCTAAGGGATTTGCTAGATGGTCGTTACGGCTCCTGGCAGACAAGATGGTTGAATTAAAGTATGTAGAAAAGATCTCTCATGTAACAGTAAGAAAGGTCTTAAAAAAAATGAACTTAAGCCCTGGAAATCAAAAGGGTGGGTAATCCCACCGCATTGTAATAGCGAATTTGTGGCAAAGATGGAGAATGTGTTAGATGTATATAAGAGGCCTTATAATGCTGATTATCCTGTTATTTGCATGGACGAGTCGCCAAAACAGTTAGTCGATGAAGTGAGACAATCAGTTGCCATGAAGCCTGGTCAGGAAAGAAGAGTAGATTACGAGTACGTTAGACATGGCATGGTAAATATATTTATAGCAAATGAACCATTGAAAGGGAAGCGTTTTGTGGAGGTAACAGCATTCAAAGCCAGAAAGGATTGGGCAATGTTTATTAAAGAAATCGCAGATAAGAAATATCCCAAAGCGAAAAAGATAACCCTGGTGATGGATAATTTAAAAACGCACACGGGTGCTGCATTTTATGAGACCTTTGAACCCAAAGAAGCAAAAAGGCTGTGTGACAGATTTGAATTCATCTATACCCCAAAACATGGAAGCTGGTTAAATATGGCCGAAATAGAATTGCACGTATTGAATGGACAGTGCCTGAACAGGCATATATCTACAATCGAGAAGGTAAAAGAAGAGGTCACGGAATGGCAAATTCATCGAAACAATAAGAACAGCCAAATAAACTGGCAATTCACAAACAAAGAAGCAAGAGTGAAGTTAAAAAGATTGTATCCGTCAATTAATAATTAACCTAACACTAGTCCATATTCCCCAAGAGATAAGGGTATGGTAGAGGGCGCTGTTAATATTGTCTATATGCATATTTATGCAAGGATAAGAAACGAGATATGCCATAGCATAGAGTCGCTCAATTGGATTATCCGCACTCACCTGGATGTTCTTAATAGAAAGGTATGCCTCCGGGATGCTGAAAAATGAATTTCTTTAGGTTGAGTAATTTTCCTGATCAAATAAATATCAAAATGAAACGGAAAATATCTAAATCAACCTAGGAGGAGTATATGTTTTCACTTATATCAGAGCAGGTAAATACTGGCAGGTCAGTCAAGTCAATCTGTGATCAACATAATATCCAGTCCAGTAATTGGTTCTATTGGCAGAAAAAATACCACCAACGTCAAATATCATCTAATGGCGATGAGAGTAGCTTTACCTTACTTCAAATAACCCCTGATCTTATTACGCCAAATGATCCTGGTATATTTGCTGAATATAAGGGGATCAAATTGTACCAGCAGGTATCAGCATCATTTCTCAGGGAATTAATTAGATAATTTATGTTGCAGATTAATCCTGGTACCCGGTATCTTTTTTATCATAAATGGGCTGACGCCAGAAAAAGTTTTGATGGCTTAATTGGCCTCGTAACCAATGAACTTAATATAGAAATGGAGTCCGGCGATGTTTTTATATTTATCAACCGTAGTCAAACCCACATTAAGTTTCTCCAATGGGAAGGCGATGGGTATGGAATGTATTACAAGCGCTTAGAAGAGGGCACCTTTGAACTTCCTTCCGGGTTTATGGAAGGTACACATAGTGAAATTTCAAGCAAACAACTTTCTCTTATTTTAAACGGAGTTTCTTTGAGAAAAGCCTTTTCCCGGAAGCGGTATTCCGACTCTAATAGATAACTATTTTTCCTTGCAATAATAGAAAAGGGGTAGCAAACTTTGCTACCCCTTTTCTATTATTTGAATGTCAATATTCATGACAGGTTTATCCACGATCGACAGGGTATAAATAATGATATTACATACTTGCAGAAACACCTGACAGTATTATCTTTGGGCCATGTCAGAATCTGCTGCACATATCAATTATAAAGAGTTGTACGAGGCTACATTGCTGATGAATCAGCACTTATTGAAGGGCATGGAACAGCAGCAGAAAAGCAACCAGAGCTTACAAGACCAGGTTGCTCAGTTACAATACCAACTACAGC
This window of the Chitinophaga sancti genome carries:
- the istB gene encoding IS21-like element helper ATPase IstB, producing the protein METEKQRIRELCTAFRLGGISNGIKALITEAEQQEMGYVKFLSQILETEATHRSVKDLNKREKAAWLPQMSDLNHYKTGSEDEISPGRLKQLRELNWVDQLFNIVLMGPSGTGKTFLAAGLCQDAVKAGYNAYFRRMDDLVNMLKTKDFVKTQQVEYKRLLKANLLVIDDIMLFPLEKNLAISFFNFINQIYESTSIIITTNKKPSDWSKQLDDEVIATALLDRLLYHCEVINFSGESYRLKNRKTIFEGS
- the istA gene encoding IS21 family transposase, with protein sequence MTYQRIHQLYRDKHSIRSISRITGLNWRTVKLQLSMSEEDFLTISQQKKGRKKLLLEFEDFIYNRLRSLPDTSSAQIHDLLKEQFPGFGPISPKTVYNFVMAIRAKYSLSVEEPTRQYQMVAELPYGQQAQVDFGFYNMRTTEGRTRKVQFFCMSLSRSRFKYVLFTDRPFTTITVIEAHERAFSHFGGMPQELVYDQDRLFMVDENWGDLILTEHFRQYISQRPLKTYFCRAADPESKGKIENVVKYVKRNFLYGRFFKDVQLVNEEVLAWLKRTANALIHGTTKLIPAEEMENEVTFLYPYTPVKMMEPEYSSYAVRKDNTISWKSNFYSLPLGTYKDRQSRVLVIREEQELVILNTEKQELCRHIISPLKGQKILQTDHGRDKSRAILEMMQEFATLFTDQKEALGWVFQLKTEKPRYIRDQIQLLKTIVNKLEPVLALETLYYCSQYHIYSASDFKSVAEHLGKLQQQEIVPANTITNNPLTAPVQQKANTEPARSKLINYDIIFN
- a CDS encoding IS3 family transposase; this encodes MMRLGIPWKKVRRPDDKRQVIELLVQENVSERQACKLVDLPRSSFRYKRKVKDDISLMEALEELIKKHPSIGFWKCYHRLRRKGHPWNHKRLYQVYKYG
- a CDS encoding IS630 family transposase (programmed frameshift), translating into MIRYTVKLTKSEVEELHSIINKGSHTSQTFRMAYILLNCDDGKYSEKVTNEQISKVLKVGMRTIDRVKKKFIEEGFEGVLERRPSNRIYESKVDGDIEAKLVTLCCSEPPKGFARWSLRLLADKMVELKYVEKISHVTVRKGLKKNELKPWKSKGWVIPPHCNSEFVAKMENVLDVYKRPYNADYPVICMDESPKQLVDEVRQSVAMKPGQERRVDYEYVRHGMVNIFIANEPLKGKRFVEVTAFKARKDWAMFIKEIADKKYPKAKKITLVMDNLKTHTGAAFYETFEPKEAKRLCDRFEFIYTPKHGSWLNMAEIELHVLNGQCLNRHISTIEKVKEEVTEWQIHRNNKNSQINWQFTNKEARVKLKRLYPSINN
- the tnpA gene encoding IS66 family insertion sequence element accessory protein TnpA, with the translated sequence MFSLISEQVNTGRSVKSICDQHNIQSSNWFYWQKKYHQRQISSNGDESSFTLLQITPDLITPNDPGIFAEYKGIKLYQQVSASFLRELIR
- the tnpB gene encoding IS66 family insertion sequence element accessory protein TnpB (TnpB, as the term is used for proteins encoded by IS66 family insertion elements, is considered an accessory protein, since TnpC, encoded by a neighboring gene, is a DDE family transposase.) yields the protein MLQINPGTRYLFYHKWADARKSFDGLIGLVTNELNIEMESGDVFIFINRSQTHIKFLQWEGDGYGMYYKRLEEGTFELPSGFMEGTHSEISSKQLSLILNGVSLRKAFSRKRYSDSNR